CCTTCTGAGCCACTTATTTGGTTTTGTcttgaaaatttaaaattgggacaaccaatcaaaaagaaaaaaattcattgatCACATATGTTACTTGTAGCACAGGCTTTTGActctttaaatttttgttacGCCGTTAAGAAGTTCTCATTAAGATTTTTTGAAGGTGAAAGTTTTAGAGATAGTTGCACAAGTACCTTAGTTTTGATTCGAACATATGGGCGCATCTGCCCAGAAAGGGTTACCAAGAGGGGAGGGGGATGGGGTTCAGTAGATGGTATATTtagattttgatattttttcatCTCGGACTTTctgaaaatatttcaaaatttagatgattgattgccgagatgaaaaGATATCAAGACTACGCGAATTGCTCTGTACTAGGCAAATTGCTCTGTGCAAACCAAAATTCATAATTCTGCTCCCTCTTGCCTTTTATGTTAACTTACAATTTTGCAAGAATTCAATTATACGAAAACCACTAATCCTGCTGAAGGAAATACCTCAATTGCAATTCTATGAAAACAACTTACGTTAATGTGTTGTTTGTATAATTGTAGGGGTAGAATCGGTAGCTTTTGCAGCGCACGACAGTAACCacatggtggtgacaggagaAGGGATTGACGCAGTGAAGCTGACTAAATTGCTGAGGAGGAAAGTGGGATCTTCCGAAATAGTAAGCGTGGGCCCGGGGGAGCTTGGCGGGGACGGCTACGGCTACGGCTACGGCATTCCAGTAGGGGGGTATTACTCTTACCCTTACGCTTATGGATCAGGTCAAGGTTATGGGTACGAGTCTAGGAACCAAAACCCGTATTCAAATGGACCAAGTTATGGGTACGAGACTATTAACCAAAACCCGAACAGTTGTTCCATCAtgtgaattaaaaaaataataatcatacAGGAAAAGAATTAATGTtaataaacccccccccccccccctctctggATTGAATGGAAGAATCTGGGTTTGTAAAGTAGTTTTGTGTAACTGGGCGGGTTAGTTCTGTTGATGAAGACTTTCTTAAGTTAAGAAGCCATGAGCGAGTGCATGTGAAAGTTCGCCTAATACTCGAATTGGTCATGCATCTCATTTGAAGGTCATGAGTTCAAATCCCTCCAGCTGCTTGTGGGTGTTATTTCCCTTGTATTTGTTAGGATTATTTCTCCCCTTAATATGATTTTTTAGTTGGATAAGATTTATAGTGATTGCGGACTTGATTCCAATGTGATGTAATTATGATACTTGTATTTTCCCTTGCCAGTTGTAATCAAGTAGTTTTGTGTATACAGAATGTACtacattaattttttgtttaacgGATCTTGATTTCGTAAATCTTTGATCTGGCTCTTGTTATTCTATTTTTGTCACtgaaaaaggggagagagatgAATATTTGAATCTCCTCTTTCTATGGATGAATTCTGATTACTGATTAGATAGTGAATTAAGGAGAGGAGACAGCTGGCTGTTAAAGATATTAAAAGTGTTCAATTTAGCAATTGGCTCGGTATCGTTTTCTCGTGAATCTTAGGTcattttttgtaataaaataaagTGCTCAATTCCAAAGAACTTCCAAAGAACTCCTAGGGGTTGGCCGGGTGGTAATACTAATATTAGCTAGCTTGTGAGGAGACCATCATCCCTTGACATAGCAATGAATTAATCTGATCTACTTGTATAAGTTCCTTCTTTGCCTTCTTTTAATTTACACCCTACAAATGTAAAATCCCTAATGTATTTGTTTTCTGTCCTTGTAAATTTCAAGTTTTTGACTTGGGCTCCTCAACTTTTGGTTTACTAGTTagtaatttcaagttttttaGCCACATACTTGCGCCCACAGTATAGGAATTCATTAATTTGCGGATCAAATTTCGTCAACCGGCCCCTCTGGTGACTGAACAACGTATAAAAAGACGACTTGTATCCGGTTTAGGAATTCATTAATTTGTAGATCAAATTTCGTCAACTATCCCCTCTGGTGACCGAACAACATATAAAAAGATGACTTGTATTTGGTTTACTCGGGCTAGTAGTTATCTCGTGATATTATTAGCCTCCTAGTTGATCTTAGTGCTAATTACTTGCTCTACTCAACCTTTTGTACTAGTGCAACTAGTGAATAATATCAAGTGTTTGAGCCAATTACTTGCACCCGAAGTATACGAACTTAATAGAATTTGTGACAAAACAACATAAGAAAAGGACTATCGTGTCTGGTTTACTCGGGTGGTAAATTcggcaaaattaattataaatcaTTTGGaatctttcttctccttttttgaaacgataaaaatattattaatgagAAACTCGAAAATCATTTGGAATCTTAGAAAAGCATCGAGTTATCCGAGATACTTGTCATTTTCCTCTAAATAAGGAATCTTGTTCTTTttaggattttggttttggattttggataatgagtgaatGAATCTTTGGTtgggttagggttaggtttgTGCTGAATTATGCTGatctgggcttttaggcctttttAGGTGTGGGCTTGTCCCAATGGATGTATTCCTGGATTAAGCTCAGCCCGTTGGGCCTAGTTCAATTCCTCCGTGTGATTTGGAGAAGATGGTCTTGGATGGTCAGGCCGGTGTATCCAAGCTCCTATTATCTCTGTAACTTTGTGTTTATgagttaataaaattattttttgctgataaaaaaaaagaaaagagtgaagagagatagaaagacaaacaaaaataataattgaaaaaaaatatatattgaagACCGTGCGCAACAAGCTCTTATTATCAATGTTTTATTATACTATTTAAGTGTATGGTATGTTTGTGTACCTTGTAGAACTTCCCCACGTACTTTGAATCGATCAAAGTCGCCCTATTTTATTGGTGGACGTACTTCACCGCCACCAGACGGACGCGTATAAACAGCTGCATTCGTCATTTTGTTATGGTTCCTTGCATCTTACTCGTAAAAAAATTGGTAATCATTTCACCAAAATGTATATGTGGAATCCATCAGAATTTCTCATTTATAGAATCAATAGAGCGAATTTCATATTTCATGGACGTTGATACAATCCTTCAATTTAGTGGACGTAACCACTCCCTAGCTTGGTTTGGGTTTGTGTCGCCCTGCCTTTCGATTGATATACAGTTGAGGAGGTCGATTACGTTTTTAGTCCCACATGCACAAATAATCGAAGTCATTcaatatctttaaaaaaatttaagtgctgatgaatatatatttttaagagCTTTTGTAAATAATCAACCCATTCGTATATTAGAAAAGGGTTAGATCGATTTTCAGACATGAATTCGTAACGACGAAAATTGAATAAATTGAGGTAGCTCTCACCAATATTCGAATATTAAAAGATTTCACACAATCTGATGgacatttggtgtacaccaaatgatgTAACCATACTTGagctcttcaccaaaaggttaatTCCATAGAGACCTCCTTATCTATCGACTTTTTCAATGCACTCTCTCAACTTTAAAAGTGCTCAAACAGAATCCCTCTTATTTATTCAAAATGAAAATCTATGTAACTCTGTTAACGGAATGAGCACATTGACAATTTTTACCCTTCTATATCCTCTTTTCTCcctctctatctttctctctGTTCCAATACCGTAGGTATCCCAATACTCTAAATCTCAAAAGGAGCTGAAACATGCATCCATTTCCGCCAGAGCCCCCATTGCTTCGTCACTAGACCCTAGCTCCTCAAAACTCGACGCCAAAACCTCCTcacttttcttcctcttcttcttcatgttctctatttttttttcttttgaacaacttcttcttcttctactcaGTGGGTGGTGGCGATCAGGTTTGtctggttgtttttttttaggagtCCTTGAGGTGCCTAATTTGAAGCCTCTCAAGGAGGATTGAGTGCTTTAAGGGTTGCAATAGTTCTTCTATTGAGGTGTTGACGGAGCATAGTGGCCTAAAAACGAGGGTGACTCTGGGTGGTGGTGCTGTGTTGGTGCGTATGGGAAATTTGAGAGTGGGTAATAGTTGGATtgggagaggaaagagaagcCGCGGGTTGAGGAGGTCAAAGAGGAGCATGCTTTAAACATTGTAATCGAGATTGTTTGGGATTAGGGTTCACCGGGAATTGTTTAGATTTGCTTCGGCTTTAGATTGTCAAAGCCAAATAGATTTTCTCATTTAACGTTTGTAGAGGAAATCAATGAGCTCCTTTTTCTGGTTGATTTTGTCATAACGCTTACACCTTAATTTGTATTCTGCATCCATTGATATATCTTGAACCTATAAGGGCAATTTCCTTCTTTATTCTATTCTAGAGGGATCTCCTGCTAATTGAAATTCTTAAATTCAGCCATTTTCACATGGGAGTAACATATATGTAATCCCTTtccttgaaaaagaaaagaagaaaagaaaaaagagagagaggaggagatggTGCATGGTGACTAATGGATATCGGGTACAACagattgatttttgattttctagaGTAGGTGCTCAATTTGTGTTCAATTAGGGGATTAATTTTTGCTCGGAATTTAAGAATTTAATTCGGTTGATTTCTAGTGAGGGGAGGGTATTTTCATCCAATTCGTAACGTTTGTTCTATATATTAAACCTCTATTAACGGTTTTTAATAGAAAGGATCTAATTGGTTAACTTTCATAGATGAGGGGGTCCGTTAGGCACTTTAAAAGTTGATGGGGTGCGAATAAGAAAAGTCGTCAAATGAGAGGGGCTTTGTGAAATTTAACCTCACCAAAAAGATGTCTAAATAGGGCTATTTAACTTTAACTCATACCACACACGCTGACacaaagtctctctctctctctctctctctctctctctctctctctctctctctctctctctcttacacctTTGCCAAAAGCTTTGCAACCCCTAGTTCacagaaaatcaaaaccatGAAGGTAAGCCCTACAAGTTGCTTTTGGTCACAAAGAAGAATCATATAGTCTATAAATTTCTTCAATGCTAATTTGAAATCTGTTTTGGTTATGCAGCAGAGGATAGTTATTAAAGTAGCCATCAAGGGACAAAAGTCTCGTTCCAAAGCCATGAGGATTGTTGGTGGTCTTGCtggtatatatatgtatatcgaAATACATCAATCTCTTCACTTTTGTGCACAACTTCAAGCCCTGTTAGACtaattaaaaaatttccttATAAAGCGACTGAGTCATATTAGCTTCGTTAGACTAACAAGTGGGGCCTTCTATGCCACTTATTTAGTTTTgtcttgaaaatataaaataggGACAACCATTCAAAATGGTAGTAAAGTACTAAATgtacacacaaaaagaaaaaagttcatTAATCACATATGTTGCGTGCGGGCTTctgactttttaaatttttgttacgCCGTTTAAATTAAAGTTctcattaagattttttttgaaggtgaaAGTTTTAAAGATAGTTGCAAAAGTACGTTAGTTCTTATTCGAACATATATATGGGCACGTCTGCCCAAAAAGGGTTTCAAAAATGGTATACGTAGATTTTGATATATTTTCATTTCAACAATCAATAATCTAGATTTTGATATATTTTCAGAATGTCAAGACTTCGCGAATTGCTCTGTGCAAACCCAGATTCATAATTTGCTCCCTCTTGCCTTTTATGTTCACTTAAAATTTTGCACGAATTCGATCGTATGAAAATCAGTAATCCTGCTAGCTCAAGGAAATACATCAATTGCAATTCTATGAAAATAACTTCGGTTAAGTATGTGTGTTATTTGTATATTGTAGGGATAGGATCGGTAGCTTTCGCAGGGCCGGACAATAACCACATAGTGGTGACAGGAGAAGGGATTGACGCAGTGGAGTTGACTAAATTGCTGAGGAAGAAAGTGGGATCTTCTGAATTGGTAAGCGTGGGCCCGGTGGAATATGGAAGCGATGGCTACGGGAAGATGCATGGCGGCGACGGCTACAGCTACGGGAAGGGGCATGGGGGAGACGGCTACGGGAAGGGGCATGGCGGCGACGGCTACGGAAAGGTGCATGG
The sequence above is drawn from the Rhododendron vialii isolate Sample 1 chromosome 6a, ASM3025357v1 genome and encodes:
- the LOC131329054 gene encoding disease resistance protein Pik-1-like, whose product is MKRIVIRVAIKGQKSRSKAMRIVGGVAGVESVAFAAHDSNHMVVTGEGIDAVKLTKLLRRKVGSSEIVSVGPGELGGDGYGYGYGIPVGGYYSYPYAYGSGQGYGYESRNQNPYSNGPSYGYETINQNPNSCSIM
- the LOC131329052 gene encoding uncharacterized protein LOC131329052 isoform X2, translated to MKRIVIKVAIKGQKSRSKAMRIVGGLAGIGSVAFAGPDNNHIVVTGEGIDAVELTKLLRKKVGSSELVSVGPVEYGSDGYGKMHGGDGYSYGKGHGGDGYGKGHGGDGYGKVHGGDGYGTMQFPVGGYYSYPYAYGSGQGYGSETRNQNPYSYGPGYWYETSNQNPNSCSIL
- the LOC131329052 gene encoding uncharacterized protein LOC131329052 isoform X1 produces the protein MKRIVIKVAIKGQKSRSKAMRIVGGLAGIGSVAFAGPDNNHIVVTGEGIDAVELTKLLRKKVGSSELVSVGPVEYGSDGYGKMHGGDGYSYGKGHGGDGYGKGHGGDGYGKVHGGDGYGTMQFPVGGYYSYPYAYGSGQGYGSETRNQNPYSYGPGYWYETSYQNPYSYGPGYWYETSNQNPNSCSIL